From Nasonia vitripennis strain AsymCx chromosome 1 unlocalized genomic scaffold, Nvit_psr_1.1 chr1_random0003, whole genome shotgun sequence, one genomic window encodes:
- the LOC116417682 gene encoding uncharacterized protein LOC116417682, translated as MSDWSLSDPLPSNEKEVANEGNENQVDDHLNIHQDSDIEGYTPPGTPPKRDMEGKSQPTDSQMEWRMDNLENALERHSDILDNHAEIIRDQTVAILDMKENIDNLNTVI; from the exons ATGTCTGATTGGAGTCTTTCAGACCCATTACCATCAAATGAGAAAGAGGTGGCCAACGAAGGCAACGAAAATCAAGTGGACGATCATTTGAATATCCACCAAG ATTCAGATATAGAAGGGTATACACCCCCGGGTACACCCCCAAAAAGAGATATGGAGGGAAAGTCTCAACCTACTGACTCACAAATGGAGTGGAGAATGGATAATCTGGAGAATGCTCTCGAGAGACACTCCGATATACTCGACAATCATGCTGAAATAATCAGAGATCAAACAGTAGCCATACTCGATATGAAGGAAAATATTGACAACCTAAACACCGTCATATAG